The following are encoded together in the Nocardia sp. XZ_19_385 genome:
- a CDS encoding acyl-CoA thioesterase II codes for MATIEEALEIERLERDIFRGASTKTQLPRTFGGQVAGQALVSAVRTVDPQFQVHSLHGYFLRPGNPEQRTVYMVDRIRDGRSFCTRRVTGVQDGKAIFTMSASFHSGDQGPEHQDVMPPVSEPEGLPDAKTTMSPERLWAMREWEHWDIRPVPHGEVSRRDGVVSQQQVWFRYRHPLPDDPLFHVCTLAYMSDMTLLGSSKVIHPDEETQNASLDHAMWFLRPFRADDWLLYDQSSPSAGFGRALTGGKIFNRQGELVAAVVQEGLIRTLREG; via the coding sequence ATGGCGACGATCGAAGAGGCGCTGGAGATCGAGCGGCTGGAACGCGACATCTTCCGCGGGGCATCCACCAAGACCCAGTTGCCGCGCACATTCGGTGGACAGGTGGCGGGGCAGGCGCTGGTGTCGGCGGTGCGCACGGTCGATCCGCAGTTCCAGGTGCACTCTCTGCACGGGTATTTCCTGCGCCCCGGCAACCCCGAGCAGCGGACTGTCTACATGGTGGACCGGATCCGCGACGGGCGTTCGTTCTGCACGCGGCGGGTCACCGGCGTGCAGGACGGCAAGGCGATCTTCACCATGTCCGCCTCCTTCCACTCCGGCGATCAGGGCCCCGAACACCAAGACGTGATGCCGCCGGTCTCCGAGCCCGAGGGCCTGCCCGACGCCAAGACCACGATGAGCCCGGAACGCCTGTGGGCCATGCGCGAATGGGAGCACTGGGACATCCGCCCGGTCCCGCACGGCGAGGTGTCCCGCCGCGACGGCGTCGTCTCCCAGCAGCAGGTCTGGTTCCGCTACCGCCATCCGCTGCCCGACGATCCGCTGTTCCACGTCTGCACTCTCGCCTACATGAGCGATATGACGTTGCTCGGTTCCTCCAAGGTCATCCATCCGGACGAGGAAACCCAGAACGCCTCGCTCGACCACGCGATGTGGTTCCTGCGCCCCTTCCGCGCCGACGACTGGCTGCTCTACGACCAGTCCTCACCGTCCGCCGGTTTCGGCCGGGCCCTGACCGGCGGCAAGATCTTCAACCGCCAGGGCGAGTTGGTCGCCGCCGTCGTCCAGGAAGGTTTGATCCGCACACTGCGTGAGGGCTGA
- a CDS encoding methyltransferase domain-containing protein, whose product MTEPGSAPSFRSDQPGDSAQHALLVSILDAQSELPGVRRLRRWTLAALAVRPGDRALDIGSGTGSEVVALAEATGPTGAATGVDPNPAMLVEAEARAAALGVPAEFVKGDAYDLPFPDGSIDAVRCERVYQHLDDPARATAEIARVLRPGGRVVLVDSDWSTSIIHPGDPEVVRALSDSWLSQTTNRNSGRHLRGLLTAVGLVVDDIGADAVIWDPGVIDTMFRAGTDLSVAAGVITAAQGDELIADLHHGVEIGDYHFSVTMFAVLAHRPNL is encoded by the coding sequence ATGACCGAGCCTGGGTCCGCACCATCCTTCCGCTCTGATCAGCCGGGCGACAGCGCCCAGCACGCACTGCTCGTCAGCATTCTTGATGCGCAATCCGAATTGCCGGGCGTGCGGCGGCTGCGACGCTGGACCCTGGCGGCCTTGGCCGTGCGGCCGGGTGATCGGGCGCTCGACATCGGGTCCGGGACGGGTTCCGAAGTAGTGGCGTTGGCCGAAGCGACCGGCCCCACCGGTGCGGCCACCGGCGTCGACCCGAACCCCGCCATGCTGGTGGAGGCCGAGGCGCGAGCCGCGGCGCTCGGCGTCCCGGCCGAGTTCGTGAAAGGCGACGCCTACGACCTGCCCTTCCCCGACGGCAGTATCGACGCGGTGCGCTGCGAGCGGGTCTACCAGCACCTCGACGACCCCGCCCGCGCGACCGCGGAGATCGCCCGCGTGCTGCGCCCGGGCGGCCGCGTCGTCCTCGTCGACAGCGATTGGTCCACCAGCATCATTCATCCCGGCGACCCCGAAGTGGTTCGCGCCTTGAGCGATTCGTGGCTCAGCCAGACCACCAACCGCAACTCCGGCCGCCATCTGCGCGGGCTGCTCACCGCCGTGGGGCTGGTCGTCGACGACATCGGCGCCGACGCCGTCATCTGGGATCCCGGCGTCATCGACACCATGTTCCGGGCCGGCACCGACCTGTCGGTAGCCGCCGGCGTCATCACCGCCGCACAAGGCGACGAACTGATCGCGGACCTCCATCATGGCGTGGAAATCGGCGACTACCACTTCTCGGTGACCATGTTCGCGGTGCTCGCGCACCGTCCGAACCTGTGA
- a CDS encoding SgcJ/EcaC family oxidoreductase, giving the protein MTDETAVLDLLRAQMDAWAAGDGAAFAATFTTDADFVSVIGEFVRGRTELATVMQEGFDGFMKGTHMAEPDTCTIRFPAPDIAVLVTVGDKPMPPGEPAPPEARSVQTRVAARANGTWLFTTFQNTRISQFPM; this is encoded by the coding sequence ATGACCGACGAAACCGCCGTCCTCGACTTGCTCCGTGCCCAGATGGACGCCTGGGCCGCCGGTGACGGCGCGGCCTTCGCCGCCACGTTCACAACGGACGCCGACTTCGTTTCGGTGATCGGTGAATTCGTCCGCGGCCGTACCGAACTCGCCACCGTCATGCAGGAGGGCTTCGACGGGTTCATGAAAGGCACCCACATGGCCGAACCCGACACGTGCACCATCCGATTCCCGGCACCCGATATCGCGGTCCTCGTCACGGTGGGCGACAAGCCGATGCCACCCGGCGAGCCTGCCCCGCCTGAGGCGCGGTCCGTGCAGACGCGGGTCGCGGCGCGGGCCAACGGAACCTGGTTGTTCACGACCTTCCAGAACACGCGCATCAGTCAGTTTCCGATGTGA
- a CDS encoding helix-turn-helix transcriptional regulator, translated as MTPSVQESPVGALLREWRQRRRLSQLELALAADSSARHLSCVETGKAQPSRAMVLKLCDVLEVPLRERNTVLLAGGFAPEYRERSLDDEELFSARTALEAMLAAHEPYPAVVVDRYWNIVTTNRAMGLFQGEIDEQLMEQPNMYRLALHPGSPEGTTYMVNHGQVREFLLERLLRQVQTTGDPILRDLYDEVSRYPVPPGAESDPEAPTPFALPLHISTPMGELRMFSTMVTFGAPSDVTLSELAIELFYPLDEFTAITLARLFDLTTADADAEMSL; from the coding sequence GTGACGCCTTCGGTGCAGGAATCCCCGGTCGGCGCGCTGCTCCGGGAGTGGCGGCAGCGGCGGCGGTTGAGTCAGCTGGAGCTGGCCCTGGCCGCCGACAGCTCCGCGCGGCATCTGTCCTGCGTCGAGACGGGCAAGGCGCAGCCGAGCCGCGCGATGGTCTTGAAGCTCTGCGATGTGCTGGAAGTGCCGCTGCGGGAGCGCAATACGGTGCTGCTGGCGGGTGGGTTCGCCCCGGAGTACCGGGAACGCAGTCTCGATGACGAGGAGCTCTTCTCCGCGCGCACCGCGCTGGAGGCGATGCTCGCCGCGCACGAGCCGTACCCGGCGGTGGTGGTGGACCGCTATTGGAACATCGTCACCACGAACCGCGCGATGGGCCTGTTCCAAGGCGAGATCGACGAACAGCTGATGGAGCAGCCCAACATGTATCGCCTCGCCCTGCACCCGGGCAGCCCGGAGGGCACCACGTACATGGTCAACCACGGCCAGGTCCGAGAGTTCCTGCTGGAAAGACTGTTACGTCAGGTCCAAACCACCGGCGACCCGATCCTGCGCGACCTGTACGACGAGGTCTCCCGCTATCCGGTGCCACCCGGCGCGGAATCCGACCCCGAGGCTCCCACCCCGTTCGCGCTCCCGTTGCATATCTCCACCCCGATGGGTGAGCTACGAATGTTCAGCACCATGGTCACCTTCGGCGCACCCTCGGATGTCACGCTGTCGGAGCTGGCGATCGAGTTGTTCTATCCGCTGGACGAATTCACCGCGATCACGCTGGCCCGGCTCTTCGACCTCACCACCGCCGATGCCGATGCCGAAATGTCCCTCTAG
- a CDS encoding MHYT domain-containing protein produces MLEIDQFTYGWLTPVLAYVMSVTGSLLALRCMVRARNGDGHGGWIATGAVALGGTGIWVMHFIAMLGFSVRNATIRYDIPVTLFSAAIAMGVVWVGLSIVVRRHGDIQALLAGGTITGLGVGAMHYSGMYAMKTDAAVRYDPWIVLLSLVIAVVAATAALWFTLHVRGLAATIGAALIMGIAVCGMHYTGMFSMRAHVAEHMHAPAGAQAGQLLTPLIVAVSMVTMVTLLQVGLSEIDEPDLSRIAGQRASRYWPSQDGGGRGPSDETARGTFRHRHRRW; encoded by the coding sequence ATGCTGGAAATCGACCAATTCACCTATGGCTGGCTTACCCCGGTCCTGGCCTATGTCATGTCGGTCACCGGCTCGTTGCTGGCATTACGCTGCATGGTGCGTGCTCGCAACGGCGACGGGCACGGCGGCTGGATCGCGACCGGTGCGGTCGCGCTCGGCGGCACCGGGATCTGGGTCATGCATTTCATTGCGATGCTGGGGTTTTCGGTCCGCAACGCCACCATTCGCTACGACATACCGGTCACCTTGTTCAGTGCGGCGATCGCGATGGGCGTTGTGTGGGTTGGCCTTTCGATCGTGGTGCGACGGCACGGCGACATCCAGGCGCTGCTGGCCGGCGGCACGATCACCGGGCTCGGAGTCGGCGCCATGCACTACTCGGGCATGTACGCCATGAAAACCGATGCGGCCGTTCGGTACGACCCTTGGATCGTGCTGCTGTCGCTGGTGATCGCGGTGGTGGCCGCGACGGCCGCGCTCTGGTTCACCCTGCACGTGCGCGGCCTCGCCGCCACCATCGGGGCGGCGCTGATCATGGGGATCGCGGTGTGCGGAATGCATTACACCGGAATGTTTTCCATGCGGGCGCACGTCGCCGAGCACATGCACGCACCCGCCGGCGCGCAGGCTGGGCAGCTGCTCACCCCGTTGATCGTGGCGGTCAGCATGGTGACGATGGTGACGCTGCTGCAGGTCGGGCTGAGCGAGATCGACGAACCGGACCTCAGCCGGATCGCGGGGCAGCGGGCCAGCCGGTACTGGCCCAGCCAGGACGGCGGCGGCCGCGGCCCGTCGGACGAGACCGCTAGAGGGACATTTCGGCATCGGCATCGGCGGTGGTGA
- a CDS encoding nitroreductase family deazaflavin-dependent oxidoreductase, which yields MPAPRWLARANKVGLNRVVAFIAPWAPGWAVVVHRGRKSGKVFRTPLWAFRRDDRFVIALTYGSRSDWVRNVLAAGGCEMQSRRRLYEVGSPQVYHDPKAREMPLFIGFMLRFVLRAPEFLSVEVVREVPAAAR from the coding sequence ATGCCGGCTCCGCGATGGCTCGCCCGCGCCAACAAAGTCGGGCTCAATCGAGTCGTCGCGTTCATCGCCCCGTGGGCGCCGGGCTGGGCGGTGGTGGTGCACCGAGGTCGTAAGTCGGGCAAGGTCTTTCGCACGCCGCTATGGGCCTTCCGGCGTGACGATCGGTTCGTGATCGCGCTGACCTATGGCTCGCGGTCGGACTGGGTGCGCAATGTGCTGGCCGCGGGTGGTTGTGAAATGCAGTCCAGGCGAAGGCTTTACGAGGTCGGCTCGCCGCAGGTGTATCACGACCCGAAGGCGCGGGAGATGCCGCTGTTCATCGGCTTCATGCTGCGCTTCGTCCTGCGGGCGCCGGAATTCCTCAGCGTCGAGGTGGTGCGGGAGGTTCCGGCCGCTGCGCGATGA
- a CDS encoding TetR family transcriptional regulator has product MAPIGRRPGKNDTRDVLVRTARRMFADTGFDKTSVRDIAAAAGVDPGLIRHYFGSKADLFQATLGWPFDPAAVAAQVTAEGPGGVGARLTRVFFEAWEHPESRSPLLAILRGAATHADSADLVRQFIQGELYDQLAARLPGPDAGLRIDLAMAQLLGVAYLRHILRVEPLASASVDELVTRVSPVVEAHLNATP; this is encoded by the coding sequence ATGGCACCGATCGGACGACGCCCCGGCAAGAACGACACCCGCGACGTACTCGTACGCACCGCGCGCCGCATGTTCGCCGACACCGGCTTCGACAAGACCAGCGTGCGCGACATCGCCGCCGCGGCCGGCGTCGACCCAGGCCTCATCAGGCACTATTTCGGCAGTAAGGCCGACCTTTTCCAGGCCACCCTGGGCTGGCCGTTCGACCCGGCCGCCGTGGCCGCGCAGGTCACCGCCGAAGGCCCGGGCGGCGTGGGCGCACGATTGACCCGGGTGTTCTTCGAGGCCTGGGAACACCCGGAATCACGTTCGCCACTGCTGGCCATCCTGCGCGGCGCCGCCACCCACGCCGACTCGGCCGACCTTGTGCGGCAGTTCATTCAGGGCGAGCTCTACGACCAGCTCGCCGCACGATTGCCCGGGCCGGATGCCGGTCTGCGCATCGACTTGGCGATGGCGCAGCTGCTCGGGGTCGCCTACCTACGCCATATTCTGCGCGTGGAGCCGCTGGCCTCGGCGTCGGTCGACGAGCTCGTCACTCGAGTGTCGCCGGTGGTCGAGGCGCACCTGAACGCCACACCGTGA